Proteins encoded in a region of the Pseudomonas viciae genome:
- a CDS encoding DUF2933 domain-containing protein produces the protein MNTHQPPSAGTTPFWRNKTGIVLIMLLAIGLFYLAREHFSHIAGNWPYLILLMCPLMHVFGHGHGHGHGGHGRHGESPVNRRDQEGP, from the coding sequence ATGAACACTCATCAACCCCCATCTGCTGGCACAACGCCCTTCTGGCGGAACAAGACCGGCATTGTATTGATCATGTTGTTGGCCATCGGCCTCTTCTATCTGGCGCGAGAACACTTCAGCCACATCGCGGGGAATTGGCCGTACCTGATTCTCCTGATGTGTCCCTTGATGCATGTCTTCGGACACGGGCACGGCCATGGCCATGGCGGTCATGGACGACATGGCGAATCACCCGTAAACCGCAGGGATCAGGAAGGCCCCTGA
- a CDS encoding YajD family HNH nuclease — MSSSTPPSNTAKLDRILADAQRDRDMGYRDKALKMYPHVCGRCAREFSGKRLSELTVHHRDHNHDNNPQDGSNWELLCLYCHDNEHSRYTDQQYFGDGSLSTPKIAKATHNPFAALAGLMKKDE, encoded by the coding sequence ATGAGTTCGTCAACGCCACCGTCCAACACCGCCAAGCTGGACCGCATCCTCGCCGACGCCCAGCGTGATCGGGACATGGGCTACCGCGACAAAGCCCTGAAAATGTACCCCCACGTCTGCGGCCGCTGTGCCCGTGAGTTCTCCGGCAAGCGCCTGAGCGAACTGACCGTTCACCACCGCGACCACAACCACGACAACAACCCGCAGGACGGTTCCAACTGGGAACTGCTGTGCCTGTACTGCCACGACAACGAACACTCGCGCTACACCGACCAGCAATACTTCGGCGACGGCTCCCTGAGCACCCCGAAAATCGCCAAGGCGACCCACAACCCCTTCGCCGCGCTGGCCGGGTTGATGAAGAAAGACGAATAG
- a CDS encoding spermidine synthase — protein sequence MKRFVLLDTTPIPDNGGALCLFEYGEDFVIKIQGGDGGQLMNTRMHGSEDALAEIPCRKVAGRPGSRVLIGGLGMGFTLASALKHLGKNAEVVVAELVPGVVEWNRGPLGEKAGRPLSDPRTVIRMEDVAKVLQAEPQGFDAIMLDVDNGPEGLTQKANSWLYSTGGLAACAKALRPKGVLAVWSASADRQFSDKLKKAGFKAEEVQVFAHGNKGTRHTIWIAEKLKG from the coding sequence ATGAAACGTTTCGTTCTGCTCGACACCACTCCCATCCCTGACAACGGCGGTGCCTTGTGCCTGTTCGAGTACGGCGAAGACTTCGTCATCAAGATCCAGGGCGGTGACGGCGGGCAGTTGATGAACACCCGCATGCACGGCTCCGAAGATGCGCTGGCAGAGATTCCCTGCCGCAAGGTTGCCGGTCGCCCTGGCTCGCGCGTGCTGATCGGTGGCCTGGGCATGGGGTTTACCCTCGCTTCGGCCCTCAAGCACCTGGGCAAGAACGCCGAGGTGGTGGTGGCCGAACTGGTACCCGGCGTGGTGGAGTGGAACCGCGGCCCCCTCGGTGAAAAGGCCGGACGGCCGCTGTCGGACCCGCGAACGGTGATCCGCATGGAGGACGTGGCCAAGGTACTGCAAGCCGAGCCCCAGGGTTTCGACGCGATCATGCTGGACGTCGACAATGGCCCTGAAGGCCTGACCCAGAAAGCCAACAGTTGGTTGTATTCGACCGGTGGCCTGGCTGCCTGCGCCAAGGCCCTGCGGCCCAAGGGCGTGCTGGCGGTGTGGTCGGCCAGCGCTGACCGGCAGTTTTCCGACAAATTGAAAAAGGCCGGTTTCAAGGCCGAAGAAGTGCAAGTGTTCGCCCATGGCAACAAAGGCACCCGCCACACCATCTGGATTGCCGAGAAGCTCAAGGGCTGA
- a CDS encoding cyclic nucleotide-binding domain-containing protein, translating to MSEPTLLNKEIRDWLMDCGLFDQLLPVDFAAASGYFSISAIAEGEAIFREGDAGSFMCIIHTGQVAVQKTGPDGQPVTIATLRSGRAFGEMAVLDGERRSASCIAASDCQLLNLGKDSLEKMLNDAPKIAAKIIRALAVSLSKRLRMADGQLLSQQV from the coding sequence ATGTCAGAACCGACCTTACTGAACAAAGAAATCCGCGACTGGTTGATGGACTGCGGTCTGTTCGACCAATTGCTGCCTGTCGACTTCGCCGCTGCGTCGGGCTACTTCAGCATCAGCGCCATCGCCGAGGGCGAAGCGATTTTTCGCGAGGGCGATGCCGGCAGCTTCATGTGCATCATCCACACCGGACAAGTGGCCGTGCAGAAAACCGGCCCCGACGGTCAACCCGTGACCATCGCTACGCTGCGCAGTGGCCGTGCATTCGGCGAAATGGCCGTGCTCGATGGCGAGCGACGCTCGGCCAGTTGCATCGCCGCCAGTGATTGCCAATTGCTGAACCTGGGCAAGGACTCCCTGGAAAAAATGCTCAACGACGCCCCGAAGATCGCCGCCAAAATCATCCGCGCCCTCGCGGTCTCGCTGTCCAAGCGTCTGCGCATGGCCGATGGGCAGTTGCTCTCGCAGCAGGTTTAA
- a CDS encoding S9 family peptidase → MSLSAHVSNAPIAHRDAGVDPYAWLQERDTDAVLDYLKAENSYQEAQLADQAKLREALFQEIKGRILETDLSLPSPWGPYLYYTRTTAGDEYPRHYRCPRPADDSLSVDESREQLLLDPNALAEGGFFSLGAFSISPDHQRLAYSLDTTGDEIYTLFVKELSNDKVSELSFEQCDGSMTWANDSLTLFFGELDETHRPHKLWRYRLDGTAAEEVFHEPDGRFFLHCYRSSSERQLILSLGSKTTSEVWVLDATQPQQPFTCLAPRQENHEYDVDHGLLDGQWTWLIRSNRDGINFALYQAADTGVAPTEADWQNLIPHSDTVMIDGLSLNASAMTLSLREGGLPIIEVHPQDLPAYRVQLPDAAYSLHVQNSLEFVSTRIRLRYEALNRPAQIRQLDLASGEQVVLKQTPVLGPFDADAYVSQRLWATAPDGTQVPISLVVKREALGQPVPLYLYGYGAYGESLDPWFSHSRLSLLDRGVAFAIAHVRGGGELGEAWYRAGKQEHKHNTFSDFIACAEHLIANGFTTAEQLAISGGSAGGLLIGAVLNQRPELFKVAIAEVPFVDVLNTMLDPDLPLTITEYDEWGNPQEPQVYDRIRAYAPYENVSAQAYPALLVIAGYNDSRVQYWEAAKWVAKLRATKTDDNPLLLKTELGAGHGGMSGRYQGLRDVALEYAFVLKVLGLG, encoded by the coding sequence ATGTCCCTATCTGCCCACGTTTCCAACGCCCCGATTGCCCACAGGGACGCCGGTGTTGACCCGTACGCCTGGCTGCAGGAACGCGACACCGACGCCGTGCTCGATTACCTCAAGGCGGAAAACAGCTATCAAGAGGCGCAACTCGCCGACCAGGCCAAACTGCGCGAAGCCCTGTTCCAGGAGATCAAGGGCCGGATCCTCGAGACCGACCTGTCCCTGCCCTCGCCCTGGGGTCCGTACCTGTATTACACCCGCACCACCGCTGGGGATGAATACCCGCGCCATTACCGCTGCCCGCGTCCGGCCGACGACAGCCTGAGCGTGGATGAGAGCCGCGAACAACTGCTGCTGGACCCCAACGCATTGGCCGAAGGCGGATTCTTTTCCCTCGGCGCCTTCAGCATCAGCCCCGACCACCAGCGCCTGGCCTACAGCCTGGACACCACGGGCGATGAGATTTACACCCTGTTCGTGAAGGAATTGTCCAACGACAAGGTCAGCGAACTGTCCTTTGAACAGTGCGACGGCAGCATGACCTGGGCCAACGACAGCCTGACGCTGTTTTTCGGCGAACTGGACGAGACCCATCGCCCTCACAAACTCTGGCGCTATCGCCTGGATGGCACCGCCGCCGAAGAAGTGTTCCATGAGCCGGACGGGCGCTTCTTCCTGCACTGCTACCGTTCCAGCTCCGAGCGGCAGTTGATCCTGTCCCTGGGTAGCAAGACCACCAGTGAAGTCTGGGTGCTCGACGCCACACAGCCGCAGCAGCCCTTCACCTGCCTGGCGCCACGCCAGGAAAACCATGAATACGACGTCGACCACGGCCTGCTCGACGGCCAATGGACCTGGCTGATCCGCAGTAACCGCGACGGGATCAACTTTGCCTTGTACCAGGCCGCCGACACAGGCGTGGCACCGACCGAAGCCGACTGGCAGAACCTGATCCCCCACAGCGACACGGTGATGATCGACGGCCTGAGCTTGAACGCAAGCGCCATGACCCTGAGCCTGCGTGAAGGCGGCCTGCCGATCATCGAAGTGCACCCACAGGATTTGCCGGCGTATCGCGTGCAATTGCCGGATGCGGCCTACAGCCTGCATGTGCAGAACAGCCTGGAGTTTGTCAGTACCCGGATTCGCCTGCGCTACGAAGCCCTGAACCGCCCGGCACAAATCCGCCAACTGGACCTGGCCAGCGGCGAACAGGTCGTCCTCAAGCAAACCCCGGTACTGGGCCCATTCGACGCCGATGCCTACGTCAGCCAGCGGCTTTGGGCGACAGCACCGGATGGCACCCAAGTGCCCATCAGCCTGGTGGTCAAGCGCGAAGCCCTCGGCCAACCGGTGCCGCTGTACTTGTACGGTTATGGCGCCTATGGCGAAAGCCTCGACCCGTGGTTTTCCCATTCGCGGCTGAGCCTGCTCGACCGTGGCGTGGCGTTCGCCATTGCCCACGTGCGTGGCGGCGGTGAGCTGGGGGAAGCCTGGTACCGCGCCGGCAAACAGGAGCACAAGCACAACACGTTCAGCGATTTCATTGCCTGCGCCGAGCATTTGATCGCCAACGGTTTCACCACCGCCGAGCAACTGGCGATCAGCGGCGGCAGTGCCGGTGGCCTGCTGATCGGCGCGGTGCTCAATCAACGCCCGGAGCTGTTCAAAGTCGCGATTGCCGAAGTGCCGTTCGTCGATGTGCTCAACACCATGCTCGACCCGGACCTGCCATTGACCATCACCGAATACGACGAATGGGGCAACCCGCAAGAACCGCAGGTTTATGATCGGATCCGGGCCTACGCGCCGTACGAAAACGTCAGTGCCCAGGCATACCCGGCGCTGCTGGTGATCGCCGGCTACAACGACAGCCGCGTGCAGTATTGGGAAGCGGCCAAGTGGGTGGCGAAATTGCGCGCCACCAAGACCGATGACAACCCGCTGTTGCTCAAGACCGAACTGGGCGCCGGCCACGGCGGAATGAGCGGGCGTTACCAGGGATTGCGTGACGTAGCGCTCGAATATGCATTTGTTTTGAAGGTTTTGGGGTTGGGTTGA
- a CDS encoding MFS transporter, which yields MDTMTENDYLIAWGLYAFAALGCLLVWMRMTRWMWRWFREPLRLLMAVLLFSPTVVDPVKEKIAPALAIVALDVLFKVGNNVWRAASDLLMYGMIAFGLYLIFVLIRFPIERASNARKERAAAAKAAAAADEPEDEPPFGVAGDDRYGRPPVPSNPQRSRIEPRL from the coding sequence ATGGACACCATGACCGAGAACGACTATCTGATTGCCTGGGGCCTTTATGCCTTCGCTGCCCTGGGCTGCCTGTTGGTATGGATGCGCATGACCCGCTGGATGTGGCGCTGGTTTCGCGAGCCGTTGCGGCTGCTGATGGCGGTGCTGCTGTTCAGTCCCACCGTCGTTGATCCGGTGAAGGAAAAAATCGCCCCGGCGCTGGCCATTGTGGCCCTGGACGTGCTGTTCAAGGTCGGTAACAACGTCTGGCGGGCAGCGTCCGATCTGCTCATGTACGGCATGATCGCTTTCGGCCTCTATTTGATTTTTGTGTTGATCCGCTTCCCCATCGAGCGTGCATCCAACGCTCGCAAGGAACGGGCCGCCGCCGCAAAAGCCGCCGCCGCGGCCGATGAGCCTGAGGATGAGCCGCCGTTCGGCGTGGCCGGTGATGACCGTTACGGTCGCCCGCCAGTGCCGAGCAACCCGCAGCGTTCGCGTATCGAACCGCGTCTGTAA
- a CDS encoding class II glutamine amidotransferase translates to MCELLGMSANVPTDIVFSFTGLMQRGGKTGPHRDGWGIAFYEGRGLRLFQDPAASSESEVANLVQRYPIKSEVVIGHIRQANVGKVCLSNTHPFVRELWGRNWCFAHNGQLADFQPGVSFYRPVGDTDSEAAFCDLLNRVRQAFPEPVEVEQLLPSLIQACAEYRSKGVFNCLLSDGDWLFCYCSTKLAQITRRAPFGPARLKDVDVIVDFQAETTPNDVVTVIATEPLTENETWTRYEPGQWSLWRRGECVSHGQTE, encoded by the coding sequence ATGTGTGAGTTATTGGGCATGAGCGCCAATGTGCCGACCGACATCGTGTTCAGCTTCACCGGGCTGATGCAGCGCGGCGGCAAGACCGGGCCGCACCGGGACGGCTGGGGCATCGCGTTCTATGAGGGCCGTGGCCTGCGTCTGTTCCAGGACCCGGCCGCCAGCAGCGAGTCGGAAGTGGCGAACCTGGTGCAGCGCTATCCGATCAAGAGCGAAGTGGTCATCGGACACATCCGCCAGGCCAATGTCGGCAAGGTCTGCCTGTCCAACACGCACCCCTTCGTGCGTGAGTTGTGGGGCCGCAACTGGTGTTTTGCCCACAATGGTCAGCTCGCCGATTTCCAGCCAGGGGTCAGCTTCTACCGTCCGGTGGGCGACACCGACAGCGAAGCGGCGTTCTGTGATTTGCTCAACCGCGTGCGCCAGGCATTCCCGGAACCGGTGGAGGTGGAGCAACTGCTGCCGTCCTTGATCCAAGCTTGCGCCGAATACCGCAGCAAAGGCGTGTTCAACTGTTTGCTCAGTGATGGCGACTGGCTGTTCTGCTACTGCTCGACCAAACTGGCCCAGATCACCCGTCGCGCCCCATTCGGCCCGGCGCGGCTCAAGGATGTGGACGTGATTGTCGATTTCCAGGCCGAAACCACGCCCAACGACGTGGTCACGGTCATCGCCACCGAACCCTTGACCGAAAACGAAACCTGGACCCGCTACGAACCGGGCCAATGGAGCCTGTGGCGGCGCGGCGAATGCGTCAGCCACGGCCAGACCGAATAA
- a CDS encoding DUF2937 family protein, with amino-acid sequence MLLSYLRLVLFAVGLLVGVQVPGFISDYAKRVEAHLIEAQTGLQGFQGTANQFFKGDMQALVAHYRASEDPIFRSDADSLNTLLVRQQALDKQFQAMQGPWYIRLLQVALAADPDIRKETWNGYSYQILLTPEAMVWGISGAMLLSFGLECLFRLIDWVVLGGKRLRQSRPIEERDLRGL; translated from the coding sequence ATGTTGCTCAGTTATCTACGGCTGGTGTTGTTCGCGGTGGGCCTGTTGGTTGGGGTCCAGGTGCCGGGTTTCATCAGTGATTACGCCAAGCGGGTCGAAGCGCATCTGATCGAGGCGCAGACCGGCCTGCAAGGTTTCCAGGGCACCGCCAACCAGTTCTTCAAGGGTGACATGCAGGCCCTGGTGGCCCATTACCGCGCCAGCGAAGACCCGATCTTTCGCAGTGATGCCGACAGCCTGAACACCTTGCTCGTGCGCCAGCAGGCTCTGGACAAGCAATTCCAGGCAATGCAAGGCCCGTGGTACATCCGCTTGCTGCAAGTGGCGCTGGCCGCCGATCCGGACATTCGCAAGGAAACCTGGAACGGCTACAGCTACCAGATCCTGCTGACCCCCGAGGCGATGGTCTGGGGTATCAGCGGCGCCATGCTGCTGTCGTTTGGCCTTGAATGCCTGTTCCGCCTGATCGACTGGGTGGTGCTGGGCGGCAAGCGCCTGCGGCAGAGCCGGCCGATCGAAGAGCGCGACCTGCGCGGGCTGTGA
- a CDS encoding vWA domain-containing protein, whose translation MLLNLFNEMRAAKVPVSVRELLDLINALKQRVIFADMDEFYYLARAILVKDERHFDKFDRAFAAYFNGLEKLDDHLQALIPEDWLRKEFERSLSDEERAQIQSLGGLDKLIEEFKKRLEEQKERHAGGNKWIGTGGTSPFGSGGFNPEGIRVGDAGKRQGKAVKVWDQREYKNLDDQVELGTRNIKIALRRLRKFARQGAAEELDIDGTIDHTARDAGLLNIQMRPERRNTVKLLLLFDIGGSMDAHVKICEELFSACKTEFKHLEYFYFHNFVYESVWKNNLRRTSERTSTQDLLHKYGADYKVIFIGDAAMAPYEITQAGGSVEHWNEEAGYVWMQRFMEKYKKLIWINPYPKDTWGYTASTNIVRELVEDRMYPLTLQGLEEGMRFLSK comes from the coding sequence ATGCTGCTTAACCTGTTCAATGAGATGCGCGCCGCCAAGGTGCCCGTGTCGGTACGTGAACTGCTGGACCTGATCAACGCGCTGAAACAGCGGGTGATCTTCGCCGACATGGACGAGTTTTATTACCTGGCCCGGGCGATCCTGGTGAAAGACGAACGGCATTTCGACAAGTTCGACCGGGCGTTCGCCGCGTATTTCAATGGCCTGGAGAAACTCGACGATCATCTCCAGGCATTGATTCCCGAAGACTGGCTGCGCAAGGAATTCGAGCGCTCGCTGAGCGACGAAGAGCGGGCGCAGATCCAGTCCCTGGGCGGCCTGGACAAGTTGATCGAAGAATTCAAGAAGCGCCTGGAAGAACAGAAGGAACGCCATGCCGGCGGCAACAAGTGGATCGGCACTGGTGGCACCAGCCCGTTCGGTTCCGGTGGCTTCAACCCCGAAGGCATCCGCGTCGGCGACGCCGGCAAGCGCCAGGGCAAGGCGGTGAAGGTCTGGGACCAGCGCGAGTACAAGAACCTCGACGACCAGGTGGAACTGGGCACCCGTAACATCAAGATCGCCCTGCGCCGCCTGCGCAAGTTCGCCCGCCAAGGGGCGGCCGAAGAGCTGGACATCGACGGCACCATCGACCACACCGCCCGGGACGCCGGTTTGTTGAACATCCAGATGCGCCCGGAACGACGCAACACCGTGAAGCTGTTGCTGCTGTTCGACATCGGCGGTTCGATGGATGCCCACGTGAAAATCTGCGAAGAACTGTTCTCGGCCTGCAAGACCGAGTTCAAGCACCTGGAGTATTTCTACTTCCACAACTTCGTGTACGAGTCCGTGTGGAAGAACAACCTGCGCCGCACCTCGGAACGCACTTCGACCCAGGACCTGTTACACAAGTACGGTGCCGACTACAAAGTGATTTTCATCGGTGACGCCGCCATGGCGCCTTATGAAATCACCCAGGCCGGCGGCAGCGTCGAACACTGGAATGAAGAAGCCGGTTATGTGTGGATGCAGCGCTTCATGGAGAAGTACAAGAAGCTCATCTGGATCAACCCTTACCCGAAAGATACCTGGGGTTATACCGCCTCGACCAATATCGTGCGGGAATTGGTCGAAGACCGGATGTATCCGCTGACCTTGCAGGGGTTGGAGGAAGGGATGCGGTTTCTTTCCAAGTAA
- a CDS encoding AAA family ATPase gives MKFEGTSAYVATDDLKLAVNAAITLERPLLVKGEPGTGKTMLAEQLAESFGARLITWHIKSTTKAHQGLYEYDAVSRLRDSQLGVDKVHDVRNYLKKGKLWEAFESEERVILLIDEIDKADIEFPNDLLQELDKMEFYVYETDETIKANQRPIIIITSNNEKELPDAFLRRCFFHYIAFPDRVTLQKIVDVHYPDIKKDLVSEALDVFFDVRKVPGLKKKPSTSELVDWLKLLMADNIGEAVLRERDPTKAIPPLAGALVKNEQDVQLLERLAFMSRRGTR, from the coding sequence ATGAAGTTCGAAGGCACCAGCGCCTACGTGGCCACCGATGACCTGAAGCTGGCCGTGAACGCCGCCATCACCCTGGAGCGGCCGTTGCTGGTCAAGGGCGAACCGGGCACCGGCAAGACCATGCTGGCCGAACAACTGGCCGAGTCCTTCGGCGCGCGCCTGATTACCTGGCACATCAAGTCCACCACCAAGGCCCACCAGGGCCTGTACGAGTACGACGCGGTCAGCCGCCTGCGGGACTCGCAACTGGGCGTGGACAAGGTCCACGACGTGCGCAACTACCTGAAGAAGGGCAAGCTCTGGGAAGCGTTCGAATCCGAGGAGCGGGTGATCCTGCTGATCGACGAAATCGACAAGGCCGACATCGAATTCCCCAACGACCTGCTGCAGGAACTCGACAAGATGGAGTTCTACGTCTACGAGACCGATGAAACCATCAAGGCCAATCAGCGCCCGATCATCATCATTACCTCCAACAACGAGAAGGAGCTGCCGGACGCGTTCCTGCGCCGCTGCTTCTTCCACTACATCGCTTTCCCCGATCGCGTCACCCTGCAGAAAATCGTCGATGTGCATTACCCGGACATCAAGAAAGACCTGGTCAGCGAAGCGCTGGACGTGTTCTTCGACGTACGCAAGGTGCCGGGTCTGAAGAAAAAGCCTTCCACTTCCGAACTGGTGGACTGGCTCAAGCTGCTGATGGCCGACAACATCGGCGAAGCGGTGCTGCGCGAGCGTGATCCGACCAAGGCCATTCCTCCGCTGGCCGGTGCCCTGGTCAAGAACGAGCAGGACGTGCAACTGCTTGAGCGCCTGGCGTTCATGAGCCGTCGCGGCACTCGCTGA
- a CDS encoding DUF4160 domain-containing protein gives MSTKYRFRDTYRIQLRERDHPPPHVHLTGGGLDVMLSLETVEVMMGRAPPLIIREALGWVRAHQAQLLEDWQRCYP, from the coding sequence ATGTCTACTAAATATCGATTCAGAGATACCTACCGCATTCAACTGCGCGAAAGGGACCATCCACCACCCCATGTCCACCTCACCGGTGGCGGGCTGGATGTGATGCTGAGCCTGGAAACCGTCGAAGTGATGATGGGGCGGGCGCCGCCGTTGATCATTAGGGAGGCACTGGGCTGGGTCAGGGCCCATCAGGCACAACTGTTGGAGGATTGGCAACGATGCTACCCATGA
- a CDS encoding DUF2442 domain-containing protein — MLPMKRPRLWAVQALLPFSLELTFIDGQRLTLDMSADVHRYPGLQPLLEEGAFGGASLGDDGWSVEWPELDIQIGADTLYLDALAQNAVDEHTRIFIDWRARTGLPLNKAAEALGVSARSITRYSSGREAVPRSLALACLGWDSLQRGTAVAAAEKTGRYTVTRKS; from the coding sequence ATGCTACCCATGAAACGACCGCGGCTGTGGGCCGTGCAGGCCTTATTACCGTTCAGTCTCGAACTGACGTTCATTGACGGGCAGCGGTTGACGCTGGACATGAGCGCCGATGTGCACCGTTATCCGGGCTTGCAGCCTTTGCTTGAAGAGGGCGCGTTTGGAGGCGCGAGCCTGGGGGATGATGGATGGAGCGTGGAATGGCCCGAACTGGATATCCAGATCGGAGCCGATACCCTGTATCTGGATGCGTTGGCGCAAAACGCCGTGGATGAACATACCCGCATTTTCATCGACTGGCGCGCTCGCACCGGCTTGCCATTGAACAAGGCCGCCGAAGCGCTGGGGGTCAGCGCTCGCAGCATCACTCGCTACAGCAGTGGTCGCGAGGCGGTGCCGCGTTCGTTGGCCCTGGCGTGCCTGGGTTGGGACTCACTGCAGCGCGGAACGGCAGTAGCGGCGGCGGAAAAAACGGGTCGCTATACCGTTACGCGCAAATCTTAA
- a CDS encoding DUF748 domain-containing protein, with protein sequence MKRRYSWPLWVLAAIVAVFVVLHFTLPYLVRDYLNDKLADMGDYHGQVTDVDLALWRGAYQINGLKIVKVDGKIPVPFVDAPLIDLSVSWHSLWYDHAVVAEAEFARPEVNFVDGGGNRQNSQTGQGTNWREQLSKLLPITLNEVRIRDGKVTFRNFSSKPPVNLRATDVNASFYNLTNVVDTKGKRDARFEGKALVAEHAPLEMQATFDPLSNFEDFDFRLRARDIELKRLNDFAAAYGKFDFNAGHGDLVIEAEADNAKLSGYIKPLLRDVDVFDWQQDVENKNKNIFRSIWEALVGTGETALKNQRKNQFATRVELSGNVHQQDISAFEAFLQILRNGFVQAFNARYEQPPPSND encoded by the coding sequence ATGAAGCGTCGATACAGCTGGCCACTGTGGGTACTCGCCGCCATTGTTGCGGTGTTCGTGGTCCTGCACTTCACCTTGCCTTACCTGGTGCGTGACTACCTGAACGATAAACTGGCCGACATGGGTGATTACCACGGCCAGGTCACCGACGTGGACCTGGCACTCTGGCGCGGGGCCTACCAAATCAACGGCCTGAAGATCGTCAAGGTCGACGGCAAGATCCCCGTGCCGTTCGTCGACGCGCCATTGATCGACTTGTCCGTGAGCTGGCATTCGCTGTGGTACGACCATGCGGTGGTGGCTGAGGCGGAGTTTGCCCGTCCCGAAGTGAACTTCGTCGATGGCGGGGGCAACCGGCAGAACTCCCAGACCGGCCAGGGCACCAACTGGCGCGAACAACTGAGCAAATTGCTGCCCATTACCCTCAACGAGGTGCGGATCAGGGACGGCAAAGTCACCTTTCGCAATTTCAGCTCCAAGCCGCCGGTCAACCTGCGGGCCACCGACGTCAACGCCAGCTTCTATAACCTGACCAACGTGGTCGACACCAAAGGCAAGCGCGACGCCCGTTTCGAGGGCAAGGCCCTGGTGGCCGAACATGCGCCCCTGGAGATGCAGGCCACCTTCGACCCGTTGAGCAACTTCGAGGATTTCGATTTCCGCCTGCGGGCCAGGGACATCGAACTCAAGCGCCTGAACGACTTCGCCGCAGCCTATGGCAAATTCGATTTCAATGCCGGCCACGGGGACCTGGTGATCGAGGCTGAAGCCGACAACGCCAAGCTCAGCGGCTACATCAAACCGTTGCTGCGCGATGTCGATGTGTTCGACTGGCAGCAGGACGTGGAAAACAAGAACAAAAACATCTTCCGCTCGATCTGGGAAGCCTTGGTCGGCACAGGTGAAACGGCCCTCAAAAACCAGCGCAAGAACCAGTTCGCCACCCGGGTGGAACTCAGCGGCAATGTTCATCAGCAGGACATCAGTGCCTTCGAAGCCTTCCTGCAGATCCTGCGCAACGGTTTCGTCCAGGCGTTCAACGCCCGCTATGAGCAGCCGCCACCTTCAAACGATTAA
- the cysK gene encoding cysteine synthase A produces the protein MSRIFADNAHSIGNTPLVQINRIAPRGVTILAKIEGRNPGYSVKCRIGANMIWDAESSGKLKPGMTIVEPTSGNTGIGLAFVAAARGYKLMLTMPASMSIERRKVLKALGAELVLTEPAKGMKGAIEKAAEILASDPSKYFMPQQFDNPANPAIHEKTTGPEIWNDTDGAVDVLVAGVGTGGTITGVSRYIKNTCGKPILSVAVEPEVSPVITQAMAGQEIKPSPHKIQGIGAGFVPKNLDLSIVDQVERVTDDESKAMALRLMQEEGILCGISCGAAMAVAVRLAEKPEMQGKTIVVILPDSGERYLSSMLFSDLFTEQETQQ, from the coding sequence ATGAGCCGTATATTCGCTGACAACGCTCACTCCATCGGCAATACGCCACTGGTGCAGATCAACCGCATCGCCCCACGCGGCGTGACCATCCTGGCCAAGATCGAAGGGCGTAACCCAGGGTATTCGGTCAAGTGCCGGATCGGCGCGAACATGATCTGGGACGCTGAAAGCTCGGGCAAGCTCAAGCCCGGCATGACCATTGTCGAACCGACCTCGGGCAACACCGGTATCGGCCTGGCGTTTGTCGCCGCCGCCCGTGGCTACAAGCTGATGCTGACCATGCCTGCGTCCATGAGCATCGAGCGGCGCAAGGTGCTCAAGGCCCTGGGCGCGGAGCTGGTGCTCACTGAACCGGCCAAGGGGATGAAAGGGGCCATCGAGAAAGCCGCCGAGATCCTGGCCAGTGATCCTTCCAAATACTTCATGCCGCAGCAGTTCGACAATCCGGCGAACCCGGCGATTCACGAAAAAACCACCGGCCCGGAAATCTGGAACGATACCGATGGCGCGGTGGACGTGCTGGTGGCTGGGGTAGGCACCGGTGGCACCATCACCGGGGTGTCGCGGTATATCAAGAACACCTGCGGCAAACCGATCCTGTCGGTGGCGGTGGAGCCCGAGGTTTCACCCGTGATTACCCAGGCGATGGCCGGGCAGGAGATCAAACCCAGCCCCCACAAGATTCAGGGGATCGGTGCCGGGTTCGTGCCGAAAAACCTCGATCTGTCGATCGTCGATCAGGTTGAGCGGGTCACTGACGACGAGTCCAAGGCCATGGCCCTGCGCTTGATGCAGGAAGAGGGCATCCTCTGCGGGATCTCTTGTGGCGCGGCGATGGCCGTGGCTGTGCGCCTGGCGGAAAAACCGGAAATGCAGGGCAAGACCATCGTGGTGATCCTGCCTGATTCGGGCGAGCGCTACCTGTCGAGCATGCTGTTCAGTGATTTGTTCACCGAGCAGGAGACGCAACAGTAA